In the genome of Delphinus delphis chromosome 15, mDelDel1.2, whole genome shotgun sequence, one region contains:
- the CLDN3 gene encoding claudin-3, translating to MSMGLEIAGTSLAVMGWLSTIVCCALPMWRVTAFIGSSIITAQITWEGLWMNCVVQSTGQMQCKVYDSLLALPQDLQAARALIVIAILLAAFGLLVALVGAQCTNCVQDETAKAKITIVAGVLFLMAALLTLVPVSWSANTIIREFYNPLVPDAQKREMGSALYVGWAAAALQLLGGALLCCSCPPREKKYTPAKILYSAPRSNGPGTGTGTAYDRKDYV from the coding sequence ATGTCCATGGGCCTGGAGATCGCGGGCACCTCGCTGGCTGTCATGGGCTGGCTGAGCACCATCGTGTGCTGCGCGCTGCCCATGTGGCGCGTGACGGCCTTCATCGGCAGCAGCATCATCACGGCGCAGATCACCTGGGAGGGCCTGTGGATGAACTGCGTGGTGCAGAGCACGGGCCAGATGCAATGCAAGGTGTACGACTCGCTGCTGGCGCTGCCGCAGGACCTACAGGCGGCCCGCGCCCTCATCGTCATCGCCATCCTGCTGGCCGCCTTCGGGCTCCTTGTGGCGCTCGTGGGTGCCCAGTGCACAAACTGTGTGCAGGACGAAACGGCCAAGGCCAAGATCACCATCGTGGCGGGCGTGCTCTTCCTGATGGCCGCCTTGCTCACCCTCGTGCCGGTGTCCTGGTCGGCCAACACCATCATCCGGGAATTCTACAACCCGTTGGTGCCAGATGCACAGAAGCGCGAGATGGGCTCCGCCCTGTACGTGGGCTGGGCGGCCGCGGCGCTGCAGCTGCTGGGGGGAGCGCTACTCTGCTGCTCGTGCCCGCCGCGCGAGAAGAAATACACGCCCGCCAAGATCCTCTACTCGGCGCCGCGCTCCAACGGCCCAGGCACCGGCACCGGCACAGCCTACGACCGCAAGGACTACGTCTGA